Proteins encoded in a region of the Streptomyces liliiviolaceus genome:
- a CDS encoding DUF4097 family beta strand repeat-containing protein, which yields MDATTTTRARSLVALLAVVPLVAACGGGHDGNHDEGGWGAAALPAVARGADLVITTDNGVRLRPADGDRVGVGGHIRHEWSHRDDTWVLDLSCPKQDTDGQESGEECARMPEVDVPKGASVTVSARNAGIDVAGVSAALDLTTVNGDVTVTRSGRKDAPVRLETRNGSVRAGTLRADDLHAETVNGDVTLDCATSPDGVGALTTNGSVRVMLPHDAPAYRVAATTDNGRPSVTVPTGDGDDDRSMTLTTVNGDVTAGVE from the coding sequence ATGGACGCAACGACAACGACGCGCGCACGGAGCCTGGTTGCCCTGCTGGCTGTCGTCCCCCTCGTCGCGGCATGCGGCGGAGGGCACGACGGGAACCACGACGAAGGCGGATGGGGAGCCGCGGCACTGCCCGCCGTGGCCCGGGGCGCCGACCTGGTGATCACCACCGACAACGGGGTGCGGCTGCGCCCCGCGGACGGCGACCGGGTCGGCGTCGGAGGCCACATCCGGCACGAGTGGTCCCACCGGGACGACACCTGGGTGCTCGACCTGTCGTGCCCGAAGCAGGACACCGACGGTCAGGAGTCCGGCGAGGAGTGCGCCCGGATGCCCGAGGTCGACGTCCCGAAGGGCGCGTCCGTCACCGTCTCCGCCCGCAACGCCGGAATCGACGTGGCCGGCGTCTCTGCCGCGCTGGACCTCACGACCGTCAACGGCGACGTCACCGTGACCAGGTCCGGCCGGAAGGACGCCCCCGTCCGCCTAGAGACCCGCAACGGATCCGTACGCGCGGGCACCCTGCGAGCCGACGACCTGCACGCCGAGACGGTGAACGGCGACGTGACGCTCGACTGCGCCACCTCGCCGGACGGCGTCGGTGCCCTCACCACCAACGGCTCGGTCCGGGTCATGCTGCCGCACGACGCGCCCGCCTACCGGGTCGCGGCGACCACCGACAACGGCCGCCCCTCGGTCACCGTCCCCACCGGCGACGGGGACGACGACCGCAGCATGACGCTCACCACCGTCAACGGTGACGTCACGGCCGGCGTGGAGTAG